The DNA segment TGTTTTAAGCTTTCCATATTCTGCTTAAACTGTCCATTCGGGTTGGAAGATGTAGGCGGAGGGAGATCGCTTGAGGTAGCGTTAAGCCCTAACCTAACAGCTAAGTTCGGCCAAGTGTAACGAGTCCAAGCTTCCTGAATCGCCAGCAGTGGGGGATGGGTGGGATAAGATGGGTGATGCCCAACCACATCGCTGGTGCTGGTGGGCTGAGTTAGATCGTGGGTGCCAATTTGCAGGATGACTGCATTGGCGTTAAAAGTACCGAATTCCCGCAGATATCCTAAGGCGTTGCCGATTCCCCAAGAACCGGCTGAGGCGTTGAGAACTTCTGCCGGATGTCCGGATGCAGATAGTTTTGCTTCAAAAAGTTCTGTAATAGTTTGACTCTGATCTGTAGGATTACCGCCATTGAGAACTGAGTCGCCGGTCATTAATATTCTCAGTTTTCCGGGAGTCTTTTTTGGTGTAATTGGTTCGGAACGTTGAGAGTATTGGTTGTACGCAATATGTTTGCCAAATCGGAATAATTTTTGATTGGGTTGAAATCGATAGCCGGTATAGCGATCGGCTTCTGACAAAACTGGGTTTCCCAATCCGAAAGCTAGGCGCAGTATCACCTCGGTTGCTATCAAAACGCCAACGACAGAACCGGGTATCCAGTACTTGGCTGGTATCCTCATCGCCAAACCTCGAAAATCCGATCGAGGCTTGCTCCAGTACGACCTGTAACAATCCAAACTAAGGAACGACCAATATCGCGGAGAATGCGAAGCCAAGATTCGGGTGGTTCGCCGGAGGGAACGGAGACGGGGGTGAAGGCAATACCTTGGCTACCGAGAATAAGGGTAGCGATCGATAAAGCTCGTCGCATATGATGGGCGGAGGTAATCACGTAGAGATGTTGAATCTGCCGACTTTTGAAGTCAGCAACTAGAGTTGTAAAGTTGGTCACGGTATCAACGGCACGTCGATCTATATGCAGCCTGGTTTCTGGGATGTTATAGGCGCGAAAAATTCCAGCAGCTACTTCGAGAGGAGTGCCGGTAGAAACCCAGATTTCTAGTGTAGGATGGCCTAGAGCAAATTCACCTGTAAAGATTTCTCGCTCGATTCCTCCTCCAAGGGTAAGGATCGCTTGGGGTTGGGGTGCTTGCAGATGAGCTAGAGCCAATCGTACCGGAATTATGCTAATAAGCAGTACGATGAGGGCAGTGCTGACTAAACAGATTAACCTAAATCGCTTGAGTTTGGGCTCAAACACATTAGCCTTGGTTATGAATTTTCCACGTTACACACCCAAATTACCGTGCTGTTAAGCAAATTGCCACTCCAAGGAAACGGAGAGAAAATCCGCCGCTCTATTTTAACTTTTTCCTGTAACAATTTTTCGATTTTCCGATAATCAAATCCCTTATGACCCGTGTACTCTGATTTCATAGAGTGAGACGAGATAAAACTGTTAGTATCCCATAAAATAACTGCCTCAAATAGCTCTTTTAAATTATAAGATTCGTAACCGTAATTTCCTTTTAAATTAGCTAAATAACGTCCAATTTGCTTAAACAAAAGAGAAGGCCCGACTTCTATAGGCACAGAAATTACTATTTTAGCTCCAGGCTGGCAATAAA comes from the Argonema galeatum A003/A1 genome and includes:
- a CDS encoding SGNH/GDSL hydrolase family protein → MRIPAKYWIPGSVVGVLIATEVILRLAFGLGNPVLSEADRYTGYRFQPNQKLFRFGKHIAYNQYSQRSEPITPKKTPGKLRILMTGDSVLNGGNPTDQSQTITELFEAKLSASGHPAEVLNASAGSWGIGNALGYLREFGTFNANAVILQIGTHDLTQPTSTSDVVGHHPSYPTHPPLLAIQEAWTRYTWPNLAVRLGLNATSSDLPPPTSSNPNGQFKQNMESLKQIVKLVRAQKIPVFVLYTPSFDDLLPKPRQPKYKSEFLRLLKSLQVPIIDTHTAWSTLPPKTVETYFRDWVHLTEPGNQAIAHKLFDRLCVARQLPVCLPKNSAPKPTSP
- a CDS encoding YdcF family protein: MFEPKLKRFRLICLVSTALIVLLISIIPVRLALAHLQAPQPQAILTLGGGIEREIFTGEFALGHPTLEIWVSTGTPLEVAAGIFRAYNIPETRLHIDRRAVDTVTNFTTLVADFKSRQIQHLYVITSAHHMRRALSIATLILGSQGIAFTPVSVPSGEPPESWLRILRDIGRSLVWIVTGRTGASLDRIFEVWR